GCGATCTCGCCGGGACAGCGCCGGAAGGCGCGGTCCACCGCCGCGAGGTCGTTGAACGGCACGACCACCACGTCGTCCAGGACGCGCTTCGGGAGGCCTGCCGACGCCGGCACCGGCCGCGGGTCGTCCGCCGGACCCGCGGCGTCGAGACCGGGCGAAACGCTCACTTCCACCGCGTCGTGCGTGCCGTGGAAACCGCCCTCGATTTTGATGAACCGCTCGCGGCCGGTGAACGCCCGGGCCGCCCGAAGCGCAAAGAGCGTCGCCTCGGTGCCGGAGTTGCAGAAGCGGACGGCATCCAGCGACGGCACGCGATCCACCAGTACTTCCGCCAGCTCGATCTGCGCGGCGAGCGGCGCCGCGTACGCCGTGCCGCGCCCCAGCTCCCGCGTCACGGCTTCGAGCACCGCGGGATGGGCGTGGCCCAGGATGAGCGAGGTGTAGTTGTTGACGAAATCGACGTAGACGTGGCCGTCGACGTCCCGGATGCGGCAGCCCTCGCCCCGGTCGATGAACAGGGGGTACGGCGGCCAGTAGGCCGACGTGCGGGTGTCGCCGCCGGGCATCACACGGCGGGCCTGTTCGATGAGCCGCCCGGACGCCGGCGTTCGATGGAGGTAGGTCTCGAGCGCGTTGGACATCGCTAAGCTCCTCTGCCGCACCGGCGAGGGGGACGTTCGGCCGGAGCCGCCCAAGTCCTCTACGTCCGGCCTCCGTCGCGGCGGCCGATCTGTTCCGCGAAGCGCGTCATGATCCCGGCGGCCCCCAGCATCGCCGCGGCGCCGACAAAGAAGGCCGATTCCACGCCCCGGGCGGCGCTCGCCGCCCCGAACACGAGCGGGCTCACGATCGCGGCCACGCGCTGCATGCTCTGCCGGAGTCCCAGCGCGACGCCCCAAAGCTCGGCGGCGACGGATTCCACGAGCAGGCTCATCGTCAGCGGCTGGGTGAACCCCAGACTTGCCCCCATGAGTCCCGACGCGGCCGCCAACGGCCAGAACGCGTGGAGGAACGGCGTGACGGCGAACGCGCCGGCGACCAGCACCGTCGCCCCCACCAGCGACCCCGCGGTGCCGAGCCAGGCCACGCCGCCGGCGAGCAGCGTGCGAACGACCATCGAGGCCAAACTGACCGCGGCGACGAGCAGACCAATCATCGGTGCCGGGAGTCCGGCCTTGGCCAGGTACAGCGGATAGAAACTCTGCTGCAGCGCCTGCGCGCACACCATCATCGCGGAGATGAAGAGAATCGCGCCCACGCCGCGTTGTCGAAGAATGGTGCCGGCCAGCGTGTACGCGGTGCGCAGGGAGACCGCGCGCCGCGGCGACCGCGGCACGTGCCGAAGTGACGAGGCGACGGCGAGCGACGGCAGCATCAAGATCCACACTGCCGAGAACGCCGCCGCGTACCCGAAGCGGCCGGCGATGAACCCGCCGATGATCGGGCCGGCGACCGCGCCGGCGGAGTTCCAGAGCGAGTAGTAGCCGTAATTTCGAATCCGCGTGGCATCCGTGCTCGCCCCTGCGACGATCGCCTGCGCGGCCACGGCAAAGCCGATGTTGGCCACCGCCATCAAAGTGTACGCCACGCCGATCGCGGGCACCCCGTGCAGCGCCGTCAGGATCGCGCCGCCGAGGCCGAACAACACGACCGACGCGAGATAAACGACGGGGGATCCCCGCTGGTCGACGAGCGCGCCCGCGTGAATCGA
This is a stretch of genomic DNA from bacterium. It encodes these proteins:
- a CDS encoding MFS transporter, which encodes MADSHDAPASGAAAPMTRPTAGRAAADPRSLLRLNNTLQVLTNGAWYVATPFIPLYLVSQGASAGVVGVVVGLSGIAPFAISIHAGALVDQRGSPVVYLASVVLFGLGGAILTALHGVPAIGVAYTLMAVANIGFAVAAQAIVAGASTDATRIRNYGYYSLWNSAGAVAGPIIGGFIAGRFGYAAAFSAVWILMLPSLAVASSLRHVPRSPRRAVSLRTAYTLAGTILRQRGVGAILFISAMMVCAQALQQSFYPLYLAKAGLPAPMIGLLVAAVSLASMVVRTLLAGGVAWLGTAGSLVGATVLVAGAFAVTPFLHAFWPLAAASGLMGASLGFTQPLTMSLLVESVAAELWGVALGLRQSMQRVAAIVSPLVFGAASAARGVESAFFVGAAAMLGAAGIMTRFAEQIGRRDGGRT